In the Meiothermus sp. Pnk-1 genome, ACACAAAATTCCTTACACGACTCTGCGTTGGCCGATCTCCCTAATTCTTGGCAAAATATTTATTGACTTAGCAAATAATATTTGCTACAGTCTTGCTTAAAGGTAACTCATGGAGCTATCCGAGCTGATTCTCGCGCGGCGCATGCAGCTGCGATTGACTCTCACAGAGCTATCCAAGCGTACAGGCTTATCAGTGCCGTTTTTGTCTCAGGTAGAGAAAGGTGTTAGGGGATTGTCTTTGACTTCCTTAAAGAGCATTGCTGAAGGGCTCGGCGTGAGCATGAACTACTTCCTCGATACCCACGACCAGGATGAGCGGGTACGCTCCATAGACGACCTGCATTTCTTCAGCCTCGATGGTTCGAAGATCCGCTATGCCCGGCTGGGTTCAACCTCTAAAGGCCGTGAGTTGGAGCCTCTGTACGTGGTGATTCCTCCTAGGTATGACAGCAAGGAGATATCTAAACATCCGGGGGAGGAGTTCTTCTTCGTCCTGAAAGGCAAGCTCACTGTGCAGGTGGGTAAGAAAACCTATCACCTGGGGCCAGGCAACACTATCCATTACAAGTCGGGACTGCGCCATGGCTGGCGAAACGATGGCGATGAAGAGGTTCACCTGATCTCGGTTACCAGTATGCCGCTTCTATAGGAGGATGCATGGAAGTTTTTAGGCTGAAATACCCGAGTGCTCCTGAGCGAGTGCTGTCGTTGCTGGAATTGGAGCCGGAGCAATGGGCGGGTCTTAAGATGGGCACGGTCCGTCTGAATAAGGGGGAGTGGGTTCCTTTAGAGGGCTATTCCAAGCACGAGCAGCATGAGCTGTCAGTAATTTTGAGTGGCGGGCTCGAGGTCGAATGTGCCGGAGAACAGTCCATGCTTCAAGCGGGCGAGGTATCGCTAATCCCCGCGGGCGAAGAGCATAGGGCTCGGGCTACTGAGGACACTGAACTGATCTGGTTTTGGTTTGGCCGGGTTGAGCGGGTCTCAGAGGAGGACGTATGAAGAAAGCAATTTGGTTGGTGGCCCTGGTAGTGCTAGCGAGCTTTAGTTTGGCGCAGCAGCGGGTGCTGCGGCTAGATAATTCAGCTCCAGGCGAACTTGATCCACACAAAGCCAACGACTACTCCGGCTCGGTGCTGGCCTATAACCTCTATGACACGTTGGTAATGCCAGATCCGGAAAAGGGGGTGAAGCCTCACTTGGCTACGGCGTGGACGATATCCAATGGAGGGAAGACCTACACCTTCACCCTGCGTCGGGGGGTCAAGTTCCACGATGGCAGCGAACTCCAGGCTGATGATGTAGTTTTTAGTTACGAGCGGGTTAAAGCTTTGAACCAGGGCTTTGCTTTTTTGTTTTCGCAATGGGTGTCCTCGGTAAAGGCAATTAACCCCTATACTGTACAGTTCAACCTATCAGGGGTTTATGCGCCTTTTCTGGCCACCTTAGTGCGCCTTCCGGTGGTCAACAAGGACCTGGTGCTGAAAAACAAGAAGGAGGGCAAGTTTGGGGAGAATGGCGACTATGGACAAGCCTTTCTCTCTAGCAACGACGCCGGTTCGGGGGCCTACAAGGTAGTCTCCCATAATCCCCAAGAGCTTACCGTGATGGAGAAGTTCAAGGATTATTTCCTGGGCTTTTCTCCTAAGGCTCCGGATATTGTGCGGCAGCGGTACTCTCTTGAATCTTCCACTATGCGTACCCTCATGGTCCGCAAAGAGCATGATATCTCCAGCCAATGGCATCCCCAGGAGGTTTTCAAGGCGCTGGCTGCCCAACCCGGGATCGAGCTAATCACTGAGGGTGGATCGGGCTCGTTGCTCCTTAAGCTCAACACTCAGCGGGCCCCCACCGACGATGTTAACTTCCGCAAGGCCATGGCCCTGGCTTTTGACTACGAAGCTTTGCGGAGCACGCTAAAGATCACCGATACAGTCTCAAGCGGTAAACCTGCCCGTGGCCCTCTACCGGCGGGAGTTCCCGGTTATGACGCTTCCCTTCCTTTTCCTAAGCGTGACTTGGCTGCGGCTAAGGCGGCATTGGCCAAGTCCAAGTACGCGAACCAACTCGGCAGTGTAGTGATCGATATGGCCTGGGTAGCTGAGGTTCCCGCTGAGGAGAAGATGGCGTTATTGTTCCAGCAGAACATGGCTGAACTGGGCGTGAAGGTCAACATCACCAAGGTGCCCTGGACCGCTCTTACCGAGCGCTTTGCTAAACCTGAAACCACGCCCAACATTTATCCGCTTTTCACTGGCCTCAACTACCCCGATCCCGATGGCCTGCTGTACGTGATGTACAGCTCTAAAGCCGCCGGTACTTTCTGGTCGTCGAGTTGGCTCAGGGACGCCCAGGTTGACAGACTACTTGATGAGGCCCGGGCCACCTCGGATAACAGCAAGCGCATGGAGATGTACAAGCAAGTGCAAAAGCGCGTGGTGGATCTGCAAACCGATATCTTCGGCTACGACAACCTGGCCGTGTTCGCCAAACAAGCCAACATTAAGGTGCCTACCCTGGAGGATGAGTCTAAGTCTGTCTCTACTACCGGTGCCAACTGGCTCTTCCGACTGATCGAGGTGAACTAGAACCTTTTCCGGGTGACCTGTAGTGGTTTGTCTCAGGTCACCCAAAGTTCTGTGAGCTTCTCCCGCTCGGGAACGCCCGAACACACCTGGTTAATGCTGTTTGAAAATCCCTCAATGGAGAAGTGGTGACGAACTTTTTTGCCTATCTCGGCCATCGCCTGCTTACCTCAATAGGGGTGCTCCTCGGGGTATCGATTCTGATCTTCGTGATCGCCCGGGTGATCCCTGGAGATCCTGCCCGGATCGCTTTGGGGCCAATGGCCACGCAAGAGCAGGTGCAAAATCTGCGAAAAGAGCTTTATCTGGATCGACCTTTGCCACTGCAGTACTTAGAGTTCGTCAAACGTTTGGTTCAGGGTGACTTGGGCATGTCGCTCTACACCAAGCGGGCGGTCACTACTGACCTCGCTGAGTTCTTCCCAGCCACGTTAGAACTAGTGCTGGTTGGCGGGTTAATGATGGTACTGGTGGGATTGCCGCTGGGTATCCTGGCTGCCTATTACCGCAACCGTTGGCCTGACAATTTGGCTCGGGTTTTCGCCTTGCTAGGGGTAGTTACACCGAACTTTGTGTGGGCTATTTTCCTGGTGTTGTTTTTTGCTTATTGGGTTTCGGTATTGCCAGTCGCGGGTCGGTTGGGTGACGCTTTCCTACCGCCGCCACGGATCAGTGGGATGATTACGCTGGACGCTTTGCTGGCGGGGCAGTGGGCTACATTCTGGGATGCACTCAAACACATGATTTTGCCCGCGACTGCCCTGGCTATGGCTGGGTTGGGCCAAGCTGCGCGGCTTACCCGGGCTAACATGCTCGACACCTATGGAAAGCCCTACATTGAAATGGCTCGGGCTTTTGGTCTTCGTGAGTCTACAATTGCCTTTAAGTATGCTTTACGTCCAGCGATGATCCCCACCCTTACCATCCTTGGACTAGATCTGGCAGCCATGTTGGGAGGGGCCTTCTTAGTGGAGGCGGTATTTAACTGGCCGGGCATGGCCCGCTATGCGGTACAAGCTATCATTCGCAAGGATCTGAATGCCATCGTTGGCACTACCCTGGTGATTGCGGCTTTCTTTTTGCTCATCAATATAGTGGTGGATCTGGTGGTGGGCTATGTGAACCCCCGCATTCGCTATCGTCAGGGGGATCACTGATGGTCGGCGTGTTCAGATCCAGGGCCTGGTACCGCTTCTCTCGGAACCCACTTTCGGTGGCGGGACTGATGCTAATCTTGTTGATCATGCTGCTAGCCATTCTGGCCCCATTTGTCACTCCCTATCCGGCCCATGCTGGCAGTTTCACTAACTTTACTGAGGCCTCGCTGCCCCCTTCGGCCAAGTACTGGTTCGGCACCGATACCATTGGGCGGGACATACTAACCCGGGTCATCTTTGGCTTTCGAGTTTCGCTCATGTTGGGGATAGTGGTTCTCTTGCTGGCGGTACCGGTAGGGGTGTTGCTAGGGCTGCTGGCAGGTTACTTCGGAGGGCGCACTGAAGCCATCATAATGCGCATTACTGACGTGTTTTTGTCTGTGCCTCCATTGGTGCTAGCCCTGGCTGTGCTAGGCTTTTTGCCGCCTAATCTGTTCAACGCGATGATAGCGGTTACGGTGATGTGGTGGCCTTGGTACACCCGCCTTGTCTACAACCTGACCCGCTCGGTGCGCACGGAAGGTTTTGTTATCGCTGCAGAGGTGATTGGAGCGCCCAAGTGGCACATCCTTTTCCGCGAAATACTTCCCAACTGCACCCCTTCGATCCTCACCAAGATGACCCTGGACATGGGTTTTGTAATCCTGATCGGCTCGAGCCTTTCCTTCCTTGGTTTGGGGGTACAGCCCCCAACCCCTGACCTTGGCTCGATGGTAGCTGAGGGAGCCAAGTACCTTCCTGACCAGTGGTGGATTTCAGTGTTTCCAGGGCTGGCTGTGCTGATTTGCGTATTGGGCTTTAACCTGCTAGGTGATGGGTTGCGTGATCTGCTGGATGTGGAGGTGTAGATGGCAGCCTTGCTGCGAATTTCTGATCTCCATCTACACTTCAAACTTTTTGAAGGGATCTCCTACGTGCTCAAGGGGGTGAACCTCGAGGTTGGCCGGGGCGAGCGGGTAGCTTTGGTGGGAGAGTCTGGATGTGGCAAGTCGGTCACTTTGCGGCTCATCTTGGGGTTGGTACGGCAAAACAACGCACAAATTAAAGGTCACATTGAATTTGACGGACTGGATCTGCTTCATAGCCCAGCGGCCAAGCTGCGGGAACTGCGGGGACGACGCATTAGCCCTATTTTCCAGGACCCCATGGCTTCCTTGAACCCCACGTTTACCATCTTCGACCAGATGAGTGCGGTGATCCGCCGCGGAGGCAAAGCCCGCCGCCGGGCCGAGGTTTTCGAACTGGCCCGCTCGGCTTTGCGGCAGGTTGCCATCACCGACCCAGAGCGAGTGTTGGGGGCCTATCCCTTTCAGCTCTCGGGGGGTCTTAACCAGCGTGTGTTGATTGCCATGGCTTTGGTAAACCAGCCAGACCTGATCCTGGCTGACGAGCCTGGCACTGCGCTCGATGTGACGGTACAGGAGCAGACGCTACGGCTCATGCGACGGCTTACTGAGGAGACCCACTCGGCGGTACTGCTGATTACCCATAACTTAGGGGTGGTGCGCGAGTTTGCCGAAAGAGTGTATGTGATGTATGCCGGAAGCGTGGTAGAGGAGGGGCTAACCAAGCAAATCTTCGCTAGCCCCAAACATCCTTATACCCGGGCTCTCCTAGCCTCAGTTCCCAAGCTGAGTGGGGGAGAACTTCCTCAGGGTATCGAGGGATTTGTGCCTGATTACACCAAACCGCCCTCCGGATGCCGCTTTCATCCGCGCTGCCCCCACGTCCACGCCGCTTGTCAGCGAGATCAGCCCCTGCGTGACCTGGGCAACGGTCATCGCGTGGCCTGTGTCCTTTATGAAGAGGTGAGCCGTGCCTGAGGCTTTACTCGAGATCCGTGGGCTGAGCAAGCACTACGTGACCCGCACGGGCGTGGTCAAAGCCCTTGATGGGGTGACCCTGGATGTGTTTCCTGGTGAGACCCTGGCGGTGGTGGGTGAGTCCGGCTCGGGCAAGACGACCCTGGCCAATCTGGTGCTGGGTGCTGAAGGGCCGACGAGTGGTAGTCTCAGGTTTCAAGGCCAGGAACTCGGTACAAACCGGGCCCTGGGTCTGCGCCGTCAGATTCAGTACGTCCAGCAAAATCCCATGACCACCCTGAATCCTCGTCGCACCATCTTTCAGAGCATTCAGGTCCCCCTACAGACTCACCGGGTGGGTTTGACGAACGATCATCGTAAGCGGGCGGCTGAGCTATTACAGGTAGTAGGGATGAGCCCGGAATACCTCGACCGCTTCCCCTCTGCTCTCTCTGGCGGCCAGAGGCAGCGGGTGGCTATTGCCCGAGCCCTGGCGGTCGAGCCAAAGCTGCTGGTGCTGGACGAGCCTACCAGTGCCCTGGACGTGAGCGTGCAGGCCAAGGTGCTGGCCCTGCTGATCGAGCTTCAGGCCCGATTCAGGCTCACTTATGTCTTTATCACTCACGACCTCTCGGTAGTGCGCAACATCGCGGATCGGGTGATGGTGATGTATCGAGGCAAGGTGGCCGAGATCGGCCCCACGGCTGAGCTCTTTCGTGACCCCGAGCACCCCTATACCCGCATGCTCATTTCCTCGATTCCGGTTGTCTCTGAGGAAGAAGAAGCACTCAAGCCGCAGTGGCCCTGGGAGCGAAACCTGGCTCTCGATAGCGCTGCGGTCTCACAGGGCTGTCCTTTTGCCCCCCGCTGTCCATTTGCCGAGCAAGCCTGCTGGGCGCAGCTCCCGCCGCTCACTATGGTCCGCGAGGATCACTACTCGGCTTGCCACATGGTGAGCGGAGAGATCCCCAACAAGCTGGTCAAGACATGAAAGGATTGCCATGATCGGACAGAAACTCCCTGAGGTTCAGGAATTCCTGCGTGAGGCCGAGATTGATGGCTGGCTGGTATACGACTTCCGCGGCACCAACCCCTTCGCCGCCAGGGTGTTTGGCCATAGAGGAACCCTGCTTACCCGGCGCTGGTTCTTGTGGATACCGGCTCGAGGTGAACCACAGGTTCTGGTACACGACATTGAGTTCGGTTCCTTCCCGCGGGCAGGCTACGCGCTGCACAAGTACAACAGCCGGCAGACCCTGCTCCAGCAACTGCGCAACCTGCTCGGCGCAGCCAGGAGGGTGGCCATGGAGTATTCTCCCAACGGCAATATCCCCTATGTCTCCAGGGTGGATGGGGGAACCCTCGAGCTCATTCGCTCCCTGGGTGTGGAGGTGGTGAGTTCAGGCGATGTGTTGCAGCTTTTCCTAATCTGGACACCCGAGCAACTGGCCAACCACCTCAAGGCTGCCGAAGTGCTCACCCGCACCAAGGACGCAGCGCTAGAGCTGTTGGTCCAGCACATTGCCCGCCGGGAGCCCATCGACGAGTACCGGCTTCAGCAATACATGAACCGCTTCATCGCAGAACAGGGCATGGACCCCGACCACCCGCCTATCGTGGGCTTCGGGCCGGGAGCAGGGGACCCGCACTACGTGCCCTCGGCCAGCCGCTCCAAGACCCTCGAACCCGGCGATGCCATCCTGATGGACCTGTGGTGCAAGGTGCCGGGCGACAATCCCTTCGCCGACATCACCTGGATGGCCTTCTACGGCTCACCTAGCCCAGAGTTCCTGCAGGCTTTCAAGACGGTGCTGGCCGCGCGCGATACCGGAGTAGAGTTGCTGCAAAACCGCCTTTCGGCCGGGCAGGCCGTGCGGGGAAACGAGGTGGATCGAGTCGTGCGCGAGGTGCTCATTAATGGGGGCTTCGCAGCCAATCTCAAGCACCGCACTGGGCACAGCCTAGGCATACAGACCGTCCACGGAGAGGCCGTCCACTTCGACGACTTCGAGACGCTGGATGAGCGAGCGGTGCTGCCTGGTCTGGGCTTCACTATCGAACCGGGAGTCTACTTCCCCGAGTACGGCGTGCGCAGCGAGATCAATGTCTACAGCACTGCCACAGGCATCGAGATCACCACCGCCAGGCAGACTGAGCTGGACGTGCTGGGCTGAGGCCCGGCCCAGCAGGCGATAGGAGGAAGCATGAAACCATCGATCATTCGCGCGGCTAGCGATGTTGGAGGCACTTTCACCGATCTGGTGTATTTCTACACCGACCCTGCCACGGGCCGCCAGGAGATCGTCACCGCTAAGTCCGACACCACCCCGCCCAATTTTGAGCAGGGGGTGATGAACGTGATTCACAAGGTGGGCCTTACGCTGAGCGACATCGACTTCTTGGCCCACGGTACCACCGTGGTGATCAATGCCCTGACCGAGCGTAAGGGCGTCAAGACCGCCCTCATCACCACTCAGGGGTTTCGCGACGTGCTCGAGATTGCCCGGGGCAACCGCCCGGATTTCTTCAACCTCTTCTACAAGAAACCCGAACCCTTTGTACCGCGTTACCTGCGCCGGGAAGTGCCGGGCCGCCTCTCTCCTCAAGGGGAAGAGCGCCAGCCGCTCGACTTGAGCGGATTGCCGGGGATTCTCGAGGACTTCAAGAAGGAGGGAGTGCAGGCGATTGCCATCTGCCTGCTGCATTCCTACGCCAACCCTGCCCACGAGCAGAGGGTGCTGGAGCGAATGCGCGAACTCTGGCCCGAGGTCGCGGTGGTGGCGTCCCATCAAATTACACGGGAATGGCGGGAGTATGAGCGCAGCAGCACTGCGGTGCTGTCAGCCTACGTTCAGCCCATTGCCGAGCGCTATCTGAGCCGCCTCGAGCAAGGCAGCAAGGCGGAGGGTTTCGCTGGACAACTCTACATTATGCAGTCCAACTGTGGCGTGGACTCTACCGAGCGGGTCAAGCAGATCCCAATTACCATGGTGGAATCTGGCCCGGCTAGCGGCTTTTGGGGAGCGGCTGAACTTGGCCGCTTGATTGGTGAGTCCAATGTGTTGGCCCTGGATATTGGTGGCACCACTGCCAAGTGCTCCCTGATCGAGGGCGGTCACGTCAAGATCATCTCTGATTACTGGATCGAGCGCAGCCAGAAATCGGCGGGCTATCCCATCATGGTTCCGGTGGTGGATCTGGTAGAAATCGGCAACGGTGGAGGGAGCATCGCCTGGGTGGATGATTTCGGCAAGCTTCACGTGGGACCTCAGTCTGCCGGGGCCGTACCTGGGCCAGCAGCGTATGGTCGGGGCGGGGAAAACGCCACTACGACCGATGCTAACCTGGCTCTGGGCCGGATCAACAAAGACTTTTTCTGTGGCGGCGAGATCAAGGCTGACGTGGAGGCCATGAACCGGGCGCTCGACCGGATTGCAGCTCAATTGGGGGTCACGCGAGAGGAAGCCGCCCGTGGCATTGTTCGCATCGCCAACAACAACATGGTCAATGCCCTCAAGCTGGTCTCGGTGAACCGGGGCTACGATCCTCGGGATTTCACGCTGGTGGCCTTCGGCGGTGGCGGTGCCATGCACGCCGTGGCCCTGGCGAGCGAACTGGGGATGCGCAAAGTCGTCATCCCTCGGGCTGCTGACGTTTTCTCGGCCTGGGGCATGCTGATGAGCGACCTGCGGCGGGATTTCTTCGTCACCCGCATTGTAAGTCTGCGCCCGGAAAATGCAGGCGCCATAAACACCTTGCTGGAAGAGGTGACCGCCAACGCACTCAAGCAATTCGCTACCGAGCAGATTGGGGCTGAGCAGGTGCGTTTCCTGCGATATGCCAAGCTGCGCTACGAGAACCAGGAGCACGCTGTCGAGATCCCGCTCCCCGAAGGTCCTATAGAGGCTGGTACTATCGCCATGATCGCTGATACGTTTCACCAGTCCTATGAGCGTGAGTACACCTATCGGCTCCACGCCCCCATCGAGTTCGTGGGAACCCACGTGGTGGCTTTCGCTGCTGTAGGCAAGCTGGAGCCAGCCAAGCTTCCAGTAACCGGCCGCAGCCTGGGGGATGCCAAAAAGGGTCAGCGCGAGGTGGACTTCGCCTTAGAAGGAATCCACCTCTCGGATATCTATGATGGACACCTGCTTGAGCCGGGTATGAGCTTCTCTGGTCCGGCCATCATCGAGACTCGCGGGACCACCATGGTGATCCACCCCGGCAACCGTGTGCGGGTGGATGATTATGGCAATGTGCACATCACCCTTCAGCAGAACGTTTGAGAAGGAGGTGGCCCATGATCAAGACTTCTGACCCCATCACGCTCGAGATCATCCAGAACTCACTGCAGGCTATCAGCGATGAGATGTTCGCGGCCATGCGCAAGACCGCCATGAGCGCCATCATCTACGAAGTGTTGGACATGGGCACCGGTATTACCGATGGGCAGGGGCAGATGGTGACTTCGGGTGCGGGGATTCCTTCTTTTGTAGGGGTATTGGACAAAGCGGTCCAGCGCATTCTCGATATCCATTCGGGTGACATCCAGCTCGGCGATGTATTTGTTACTAATGACCCCTACTACGGAGGCGTCACTCATCTCAACGACGTGGTGTTGGCCATGCCGGTGTTTGCCGGTG is a window encoding:
- a CDS encoding ABC transporter substrate-binding protein; its protein translation is MKKAIWLVALVVLASFSLAQQRVLRLDNSAPGELDPHKANDYSGSVLAYNLYDTLVMPDPEKGVKPHLATAWTISNGGKTYTFTLRRGVKFHDGSELQADDVVFSYERVKALNQGFAFLFSQWVSSVKAINPYTVQFNLSGVYAPFLATLVRLPVVNKDLVLKNKKEGKFGENGDYGQAFLSSNDAGSGAYKVVSHNPQELTVMEKFKDYFLGFSPKAPDIVRQRYSLESSTMRTLMVRKEHDISSQWHPQEVFKALAAQPGIELITEGGSGSLLLKLNTQRAPTDDVNFRKAMALAFDYEALRSTLKITDTVSSGKPARGPLPAGVPGYDASLPFPKRDLAAAKAALAKSKYANQLGSVVIDMAWVAEVPAEEKMALLFQQNMAELGVKVNITKVPWTALTERFAKPETTPNIYPLFTGLNYPDPDGLLYVMYSSKAAGTFWSSSWLRDAQVDRLLDEARATSDNSKRMEMYKQVQKRVVDLQTDIFGYDNLAVFAKQANIKVPTLEDESKSVSTTGANWLFRLIEVN
- a CDS encoding ABC transporter permease: MTNFFAYLGHRLLTSIGVLLGVSILIFVIARVIPGDPARIALGPMATQEQVQNLRKELYLDRPLPLQYLEFVKRLVQGDLGMSLYTKRAVTTDLAEFFPATLELVLVGGLMMVLVGLPLGILAAYYRNRWPDNLARVFALLGVVTPNFVWAIFLVLFFAYWVSVLPVAGRLGDAFLPPPRISGMITLDALLAGQWATFWDALKHMILPATALAMAGLGQAARLTRANMLDTYGKPYIEMARAFGLRESTIAFKYALRPAMIPTLTILGLDLAAMLGGAFLVEAVFNWPGMARYAVQAIIRKDLNAIVGTTLVIAAFFLLINIVVDLVVGYVNPRIRYRQGDH
- a CDS encoding cupin domain-containing protein, encoding MGTVRLNKGEWVPLEGYSKHEQHELSVILSGGLEVECAGEQSMLQAGEVSLIPAGEEHRARATEDTELIWFWFGRVERVSEEDV
- a CDS encoding hydantoinase/oxoprolinase family protein translates to MKPSIIRAASDVGGTFTDLVYFYTDPATGRQEIVTAKSDTTPPNFEQGVMNVIHKVGLTLSDIDFLAHGTTVVINALTERKGVKTALITTQGFRDVLEIARGNRPDFFNLFYKKPEPFVPRYLRREVPGRLSPQGEERQPLDLSGLPGILEDFKKEGVQAIAICLLHSYANPAHEQRVLERMRELWPEVAVVASHQITREWREYERSSTAVLSAYVQPIAERYLSRLEQGSKAEGFAGQLYIMQSNCGVDSTERVKQIPITMVESGPASGFWGAAELGRLIGESNVLALDIGGTTAKCSLIEGGHVKIISDYWIERSQKSAGYPIMVPVVDLVEIGNGGGSIAWVDDFGKLHVGPQSAGAVPGPAAYGRGGENATTTDANLALGRINKDFFCGGEIKADVEAMNRALDRIAAQLGVTREEAARGIVRIANNNMVNALKLVSVNRGYDPRDFTLVAFGGGGAMHAVALASELGMRKVVIPRAADVFSAWGMLMSDLRRDFFVTRIVSLRPENAGAINTLLEEVTANALKQFATEQIGAEQVRFLRYAKLRYENQEHAVEIPLPEGPIEAGTIAMIADTFHQSYEREYTYRLHAPIEFVGTHVVAFAAVGKLEPAKLPVTGRSLGDAKKGQREVDFALEGIHLSDIYDGHLLEPGMSFSGPAIIETRGTTMVIHPGNRVRVDDYGNVHITLQQNV
- a CDS encoding ABC transporter permease — protein: MVGVFRSRAWYRFSRNPLSVAGLMLILLIMLLAILAPFVTPYPAHAGSFTNFTEASLPPSAKYWFGTDTIGRDILTRVIFGFRVSLMLGIVVLLLAVPVGVLLGLLAGYFGGRTEAIIMRITDVFLSVPPLVLALAVLGFLPPNLFNAMIAVTVMWWPWYTRLVYNLTRSVRTEGFVIAAEVIGAPKWHILFREILPNCTPSILTKMTLDMGFVILIGSSLSFLGLGVQPPTPDLGSMVAEGAKYLPDQWWISVFPGLAVLICVLGFNLLGDGLRDLLDVEV
- a CDS encoding helix-turn-helix domain-containing protein, with amino-acid sequence MELSELILARRMQLRLTLTELSKRTGLSVPFLSQVEKGVRGLSLTSLKSIAEGLGVSMNYFLDTHDQDERVRSIDDLHFFSLDGSKIRYARLGSTSKGRELEPLYVVIPPRYDSKEISKHPGEEFFFVLKGKLTVQVGKKTYHLGPGNTIHYKSGLRHGWRNDGDEEVHLISVTSMPLL
- a CDS encoding Xaa-Pro peptidase family protein → MIGQKLPEVQEFLREAEIDGWLVYDFRGTNPFAARVFGHRGTLLTRRWFLWIPARGEPQVLVHDIEFGSFPRAGYALHKYNSRQTLLQQLRNLLGAARRVAMEYSPNGNIPYVSRVDGGTLELIRSLGVEVVSSGDVLQLFLIWTPEQLANHLKAAEVLTRTKDAALELLVQHIARREPIDEYRLQQYMNRFIAEQGMDPDHPPIVGFGPGAGDPHYVPSASRSKTLEPGDAILMDLWCKVPGDNPFADITWMAFYGSPSPEFLQAFKTVLAARDTGVELLQNRLSAGQAVRGNEVDRVVREVLINGGFAANLKHRTGHSLGIQTVHGEAVHFDDFETLDERAVLPGLGFTIEPGVYFPEYGVRSEINVYSTATGIEITTARQTELDVLG
- a CDS encoding ABC transporter ATP-binding protein, with amino-acid sequence MPEALLEIRGLSKHYVTRTGVVKALDGVTLDVFPGETLAVVGESGSGKTTLANLVLGAEGPTSGSLRFQGQELGTNRALGLRRQIQYVQQNPMTTLNPRRTIFQSIQVPLQTHRVGLTNDHRKRAAELLQVVGMSPEYLDRFPSALSGGQRQRVAIARALAVEPKLLVLDEPTSALDVSVQAKVLALLIELQARFRLTYVFITHDLSVVRNIADRVMVMYRGKVAEIGPTAELFRDPEHPYTRMLISSIPVVSEEEEALKPQWPWERNLALDSAAVSQGCPFAPRCPFAEQACWAQLPPLTMVREDHYSACHMVSGEIPNKLVKT
- a CDS encoding ABC transporter ATP-binding protein; translation: MAALLRISDLHLHFKLFEGISYVLKGVNLEVGRGERVALVGESGCGKSVTLRLILGLVRQNNAQIKGHIEFDGLDLLHSPAAKLRELRGRRISPIFQDPMASLNPTFTIFDQMSAVIRRGGKARRRAEVFELARSALRQVAITDPERVLGAYPFQLSGGLNQRVLIAMALVNQPDLILADEPGTALDVTVQEQTLRLMRRLTEETHSAVLLITHNLGVVREFAERVYVMYAGSVVEEGLTKQIFASPKHPYTRALLASVPKLSGGELPQGIEGFVPDYTKPPSGCRFHPRCPHVHAACQRDQPLRDLGNGHRVACVLYEEVSRA